tttatgattaaacaATGAGAATATTCAAGTATTTACTAAAAATCTTGCTAATTGGcaagtaaaattgataaacatgctagtaaaaaaaaagctgtaatttttttttactattgaaaattaattaagcaaaataaattaaaagttaaggtctgagaatatttatagattattaataaatagcaaccttgcagtcactatgtgactgccgtgacttgtaaactataaataaagaagattttgctttattaaataattaattttgttaaattgcactgtactttcttaactattgacgtttttaaagatataagctcatctcgatgttgaactcatcaagagcttttatttgagtacccacatgcattttgatatatttttcatgtatacatatatataatatatataaatatatgaaaaattgatgtgggtacttaaatgaaagctctcgatgaatttaacatcgggatgagcttatatctttaaaaatggtaatagtttacaagattcaaggtcatttcttaattatgtatctagagaatAAGAAGCAAAATATTTTGggaatttttagaataactgTTGAAGACACAAGATTagtcttcaataaaaaattaaataacttataattgtaaatttattcagtaaatatattaatactaacaaccttgcagtcactatgtgactgccgtgacttgtgaactataaaaaattaaaattttgctttatcaAATGACTttagttaaattgcactgtactttcttaaatagtgacgtttttaacgatataagctcatcccgatgttacactcatcaagagctttcatttgagtacccacatgcattttcatatatttttcatatatacatatatataatatatattttaaaaatataagctcatctcgatgttgaactcatcaagagcttttatttgagtacccacatgcatttttgatatatttttcatatatacatatatataatatatataaatatatgaaaaattgatgtgggtactcaaatgaaaggtctcaatgattttaacatcgggatgagcttatatcttcataaatgttaatagttcacaagatacaagatcatttcttaattaagtaTCTAGCAAAATCGTTCTTATTCCctcaataatatagattatcaaaaataattatgataattcttttaatgatgaaatcaaaactaaaaatttttatttgaacggaagcttaaaaatattctcattaaaataacaatctaAAATAacgaaattataaaaataaatttcagagTGGATCAAAACTCGCACCAGTATCAGAAGCCGAAGTCCGTGCAGCATTTACAGCGCGACTAGGTATGCCATTAACAGGACAAATGTTACCTGGAACCCTGCCATTTTATCCATCACTAACCGTAATTGAGGGCGAGCCGTCATATATTCACAAACAAATGCAAAATTTGGAACAGCAAGGAAGCCGACAGCATACAGTATATCATAATTCCCCAATAACGGACACTCAAGTAGCTCACGCAAGACTTCATAAGGCTGGTCACCGGCCTTTAGGTAGTATGTTCACTCTTCATTCTCACCTTCGTACGTGTCAACTCTTGGAAGACAGAAAAGACCACTGAGACAGAGACACCACCAACCAATCAACCTCAACAATAACTActctaataatattatttacctGCTCtttaaggaggttcgagcgaatctaatgtaaaaaataatttccaactttgagctttgaaactaaatatacgtataaataaatacgtaatttatctaatcccaaaatttgaaaaagattcaccgtttagttactaagatattaaattttaaaaatcacatattttatctccttatacacgggctcttatggcgcacaaacttttgtcgagactttaattatttttttcaatattaacctcccaactttaacggataaaaaactatacacaagaaacttggattattgcaaaatataaaaacaatttaataataatacatcaccgatataatttttgaagtatttaaagttaaattttatgtttgtatcttttatcgtcagccatttattcgaataaagatctgacaacatcgcgtcaacagctgagaaaaaagaaaaggatagaaatatagttacagagagagaaatgtttaactcacacactcatccacgtctctgttatgggtataatcaaacgcgctattgccaaaactgtttatttattccggaaagtaataaataccaaagttattttattactttgctttattaaataagtaaaaatcatcaattattaaattgtttaaattattttaaattgaaataaagaatttggacgaatattgggaagactaaaatttaaaaaaatttaatattattttgactcattagttacgctcgaacttccttaaagaCTTGAAATCTTCCAAGACCCTACACCCGCGTAATCCAGTCTCTCCCCGGAATTACCGACGACTAACCCCGCCGATCTCTGTCCAACAGGTAGAACACAGTCCGCGCCACTACCTCTGGGCCACCCGATGCTCCAGGGCGGGATAATACCGCCCCCGACGACTCACTACGAAGAATACCTCGCGGAAAAGCAGCTCCATGAGCAGCAGCAGGCTCACAATTATCTCAAGCAGCAAATTCGCCAGACAGTCTTGACCCGAGTGGTCTCTCGCAGCGGAGGCGGTCAAGCCAACCAGCTCGAGGAAGCTCCCGAGTCCGAGGAGTCTGAAGTAATAGACCTCACGGGGAAGAAAGAAGTCCCGGAAGAAAGCGAGATCTCCAAGCAGCAGCGCGACCGCGAGCAATTCCTCCAGCAGCAGCGGGACCTCATGATGCGACATAACCTCCAGGGTAACGAGAGTCCGGCCTACGTCGCCAGCAGGAACTCCCAGTCAGCTCGTCCGCTCTCCAGAGCACTCTCCAGTCCACTTGTTCATCTAGGTATGACATCTTGATGTTATATCAAATTAATGATCGTAAATTTACTGCCGGATTTTACttgataaaaatgtaaatatttaatatgctTTTTCTGGGTgctctttttaatttattaatttattgtctGGTATTAAATGACTTGATTAATTATAACGAGGGATTATTATATGAAACAGGACCACAGGGTACCAGTGGAGATGTGTTTGCAAGGGGATCTCCTCACCGACCCACCACCGGGCTGGCCTACGACCCGATGATGCTCAAGCACGCGTGTGTCTGTGGGGAAACGGTTAGAGGTCATCCCGAACACGGGGGTCGTCTTCAGAGTGTTTGGGCTAGACTTTCTGAGACTGGGTTGCTACAACGCTGCGATCGTATTCGATCGCGAAAAGCTACGCTAGAGGAAATTCAAACCTGCCATAGTGAAGCTCACACACTTTTATTTGGtgagatttcaaattttttttttttttttagaaattatgatatcaaattaatttatttttggtttcaataatttttttttattaattaaagatttttatgcTATTGTAGTCTTGccctttaattaataaaaataaatagtcataataataaaaataatttttttttgtaaaatcaataTGTGGCCATATATTACCATATGCATGGCCATATATATAGCCATATACATGGTCATATATTACCATATATTGTCATATATATTGCCATACATATGTGACCAAATATTACCATACATATGTGGTAatatattgccatatattGTCGTATATTGCCATACATATGTGACTAAATATAACCATATGTGGCCATATATTGCcatatatatggccatatattgTCATACATGTGTGGCCATATGTTGCCATATATTGTCATATTTATGAAGCCGTATATATGGCAACATGAACATATAAGAGCTCTATATGGccatatctatatatatgaaGCTATATATAGCCATATTGATCCATATATGGCCGTATCAGATTTCATTTCATCTGAAAtagataatataaaaaattaaaaatacaaataaaaataattaattaattaatttttgtaaaatcaatatatggccatatacatatggccatatatatgGCAATACGAGAGATATATGAAGCCATATATTGCCATATGAGCATATATGGAATTCTATACGGCCATATCTACATATATGAAACCTTATATGGCCATATTAATCCATATATGGCAATATCAGACTTTATTTGATCTctcataaataatataaaaaaattaaaaataattaattaattaatttttgtaaaatcaataTATGGCTATATGTATGTAgccatatatggccatatatatgGCAATACGAGAGATATATGAAGCCATATATCGCCATGTGAGCATATAAGGAACTCTATATGGCCCTCTATATATCTACATATATAAAgccatatatggccatattaaTCCATATATGGCAATATCAGACTTAATTTGATCTGATATAggtactataaaaaaaatttatttctaattttttttactaaattaattaattagattatagcaaaaaaattttttttatgcctTTTTGGtccttaattaattatagtgcAAGTGAAACTAtatcaaaagaaaattaattgtaaaaattgtaaataaataatgaatattaataatttttcaggtaCAAATCCGCTAAACCGTCAAAAATTAGATCTATCAAAGCTATCGCCGCtgccaattaaaaatttcgtaCGACTGCCGTGCGGCGGTGTGGGTGTTGACTCAGATACAACGTGGAACGACCTCCACACGGCACCCGCGGCGCGAATGGCTGTTGGTTGTGTTGTTGACTTGGCCTTCAAAGCAGCGATGGGTGACATAAAAAATGGGTTCGCTGTTGTCAGGCCGCCAGGTCATCATGCCGAGCCGAATCAGGCCATGGGCTtctgtttttttaattctgtaGCTATAGCTGCTAAACTTTTGCAACAAAAGTTGAATAccagaaaaattcttattttagactgggtaaataatttttaaagttaaatataaattatttatttacttacttAGTTGAACttgtcaattaattattaaaaatctatttacaaATGTAGGACGTCCATCATGGCAATGGAACGCAGCAAATGTTTTACGACGACCCACGTGTACTTTACCTGTCAATCCACCGACACGACGACGGAAACTTCTTTCCTGGAACTGGAGGCTCGACAGAGTGCGGAGTGGGCGACGGACTCGGGTacaatgtcaatatttcatgGTCAGGCATGCTGAATCCTCCCATGGGCGACGCTGAGTATCTAGCGGCCTTCAGAACCGTCGTGATGCCCATTGCCAAGGAGTTCAATCCGGACGTCGTTATTGTATCCGCGGGATTCGACGCAGCGACTGGACACCCGGCTCCTTTGGGCGGGTACAATGTTAGTCCAGCGTGTTTTGGAAG
This genomic interval from Cotesia glomerata isolate CgM1 linkage group LG1, MPM_Cglom_v2.3, whole genome shotgun sequence contains the following:
- the LOC123273887 gene encoding histone deacetylase 5 isoform X9, which encodes MKVSVDQRSAFSPYNSKTVRASPVYLAPSLPDMCIVCVDMARDTPGSPMSRPRDLAAGGATATLTSGAYHVSTTDPQTLHDHALQQKILELQQHHQLQQQILRQQYQAQERHLVELWEQQKQLEDQMREKERIEALRKKDKHDHSAIASTEVKLRLQSFLVNKKQREAAAAANGAVPGTPGYRSWIQSQSESSSSTNTSHPYRMPQMLQEKFGDDFPLRKTASEPNLLKVRLKQRVMERNMAATRNSPLTARRKDRLLSHLKRKSLLANSGSNPESGPNSPPTGNNSQASPPAGSNTPIQEENENIQYGGPLTSSSQQGSLSDLSLFSSPSMPNISLGRPHVPSSSSSSSGSKLAPVSEAEVRAAFTARLGMPLTGQMLPGTLPFYPSLTVIEGEPSYIHKQMQNLEQQGSRQHTVYHNSPITDTQVAHARLHKAGHRPLGSRTQSAPLPLGHPMLQGGIIPPPTTHYEEYLAEKQLHEQQQAHNYLKQQIRQTVLTRVVSRSGGGQANQLEEAPESEESEVIDLTGKKEVPEESEISKQQRDREQFLQQQRDLMMRHNLQGNESPAYVASRNSQSARPLSRALSSPLVHLGPQGTSGDVFARGSPHRPTTGLAYDPMMLKHACVCGETVRGHPEHGGRLQSVWARLSETGLLQRCDRIRSRKATLEEIQTCHSEAHTLLFGTNPLNRQKLDLSKLSPLPIKNFVRLPCGGVGVDSDTTWNDLHTAPAARMAVGCVVDLAFKAAMGDIKNGFAVVRPPGHHAEPNQAMGFCFFNSVAIAAKLLQQKLNTRKILILDWDVHHGNGTQQMFYDDPRVLYLSIHRHDDGNFFPGTGGSTECGVGDGLGYNVNISWSGMLNPPMGDAEYLAAFRTVVMPIAKEFNPDVVIVSAGFDAATGHPAPLGGYNVSPACFGRMTQYLLELADGKVILALEGGYDLAAICDSAQECVRALLGDEPTPIRDEELTRVPCQNAIDTLQKTIAIQMSHWPCVKLAAHTVAMSAVQASQKEHDETDTVSAMASLSMQQPTNLTKTPEHSREVSEEPMEQDETK
- the LOC123273887 gene encoding histone deacetylase 5 isoform X11, giving the protein MKVSVDQRSAFSPYNSKTVRASPVYLAPSLPDMCIVCVDMARDTPGSPMSRPRDLAAGGATATLTSGAYHVSTTDPQTLHDHALQQKILEHHQLQQQILRQQYQAQERHLVELWEQQKQLEDQMREKERIEALRKKDKHDHSAIASTEVKLRLQSFLVNKKQREAAAAANGAVPGTPGYRSWIQSQSESSSSTNTSHPYRMPQMLQEKFGDDFPLRKTASEPNLLKVRLKQRVMERNMAATRNSPLTARRKDRLLSHLKRKSLLANSGSNPESGPNSPPTGNNSQASPPAGSNTPIQEENENIQYGGPLTSSSQQGSLSDLSLFSSPSMPNISLGRPHVPSSSSSSSGSKLAPVSEAEVRAAFTARLGMPLTGQMLPGTLPFYPSLTVIEGEPSYIHKQMQNLEQQGSRQHTVYHNSPITDTQVAHARLHKAGHRPLGSRTQSAPLPLGHPMLQGGIIPPPTTHYEEYLAEKQLHEQQQAHNYLKQQIRQTVLTRVVSRSGGGQANQLEEAPESEESEVIDLTGKKEVPEESEISKQQRDREQFLQQQRDLMMRHNLQGNESPAYVASRNSQSARPLSRALSSPLVHLGPQGTSGDVFARGSPHRPTTGLAYDPMMLKHACVCGETVRGHPEHGGRLQSVWARLSETGLLQRCDRIRSRKATLEEIQTCHSEAHTLLFGTNPLNRQKLDLSKLSPLPIKNFVRLPCGGVGVDSDTTWNDLHTAPAARMAVGCVVDLAFKAAMGDIKNGFAVVRPPGHHAEPNQAMGFCFFNSVAIAAKLLQQKLNTRKILILDWDVHHGNGTQQMFYDDPRVLYLSIHRHDDGNFFPGTGGSTECGVGDGLGYNVNISWSGMLNPPMGDAEYLAAFRTVVMPIAKEFNPDVVIVSAGFDAATGHPAPLGGYNVSPACFGRMTQYLLELADGKVILALEGGYDLAAICDSAQECVRALLGDEPTPIRDEELTRVPCQNAIDTLQKTIAIQMSHWPCVKLAAHTVAMSAVQASQKEHDETDTVSAMASLSMQQPTNLTKTPEHSREVSEEPMEQDETK
- the LOC123273887 gene encoding histone deacetylase 4 isoform X1, with the protein product MKVSVDQRSAFSPYNSKTVRASPVYLAPSLPDMCIVCVDMARDTPGSPMSRPRDLAAGGATATLTSGAYHVSTTDPQTLHDHALQQKILELQQHHQLQQQILRQQYQAQERHLVEVHEHQLHQLKLWEQQKQLEDQMREKERIEALRKKDKHDHSAIASTEVKLRLQSFLVNKKQREAAAAANGAVPGTPGYRSWIQSQSESSSSTNTSHPYRMPQMLQEKFGDDFPLRKTASEPNLLKVRLKQRVMERNMAATRNSPLTARRKDRLLSHLKRKSLLANSGSNPESGPNSPPTGNNSQASPPAGSNTPIQEENENIQYGGPLTSSSQQGSLSDLSLFSSPSMPNISLGRPHVPSSSSSSSGSKLAPVSEAEVRAAFTARLGMPLTGQMLPGTLPFYPSLTVIEGEPSYIHKQMQNLEQQGSRQHTVYHNSPITDTQVAHARLHKAGHRPLGSRTQSAPLPLGHPMLQGGIIPPPTTHYEEYLAEKQLHEQQQAHNYLKQQIRQTVLTRVVSRSGGGQANQLEEAPESEESEVIDLTGKKEVPEESEISKQQRDREQFLQQQRDLMMRHNLQGNESPAYVASRNSQSARPLSRALSSPLVHLGPQGTSGDVFARGSPHRPTTGLAYDPMMLKHACVCGETVRGHPEHGGRLQSVWARLSETGLLQRCDRIRSRKATLEEIQTCHSEAHTLLFGTNPLNRQKLDLSKLSPLPIKNFVRLPCGGVGVDSDTTWNDLHTAPAARMAVGCVVDLAFKAAMGDIKNGFAVVRPPGHHAEPNQAMGFCFFNSVAIAAKLLQQKLNTRKILILDWDVHHGNGTQQMFYDDPRVLYLSIHRHDDGNFFPGTGGSTECGVGDGLGYNVNISWSGMLNPPMGDAEYLAAFRTVVMPIAKEFNPDVVIVSAGFDAATGHPAPLGGYNVSPACFGRMTQYLLELADGKVILALEGGYDLAAICDSAQECVRALLGDEPTPIRDEELTRVPCQNAIDTLQKTIAIQMSHWPCVKLAAHTVAMSAVQASQKEHDETDTVSAMASLSMQQPTNLTKTPEHSREVSEEPMEQDETK
- the LOC123273887 gene encoding histone deacetylase 4 isoform X6 codes for the protein MKVSVDQRSAFSPYNSKTVRASPVYLAPSLPDMCIVCVDMARDTPGSPMSRPRDLAAGGATATLTSGAYHVSTTDPQTLHDHALQQKILEHHQLQQQILRQQYQAQERHLVEVHEHQLHQLKLWEQQKQLEDQMREKERIEALRKKDKHDHSAIASTEVKLRLQSFLVNKKQREAAAAANGAVPGTPGYRSWIQSQSESSSSTNTSHPYRMPQMLQEKFGDDFPLRKTASEPNLLKVRLKQRVMERNMAATRNSPLTARRKDRLLSHLKRKSLLANSGSNPESGPNSPPTGNNSQASPPAGSNTPIQEENENIQYGGPLTSSSQQGSLSDLSLFSSPSMPNISLGRPHVPSSSSSSSGSKLAPVSEAEVRAAFTARLGMPLTGQMLPGTLPFYPSLTVIEGEPSYIHKQMQNLEQQGSRQHTVYHNSPITDTQVAHARLHKAGHRPLGSRTQSAPLPLGHPMLQGGIIPPPTTHYEEYLAEKQLHEQQQAHNYLKQQIRQTVLTRVVSRSGGGQANQLEEAPESEESEVIDLTGKKEVPEESEISKQQRDREQFLQQQRDLMMRHNLQGNESPAYVASRNSQSARPLSRALSSPLVHLGPQGTSGDVFARGSPHRPTTGLAYDPMMLKHACVCGETVRGHPEHGGRLQSVWARLSETGLLQRCDRIRSRKATLEEIQTCHSEAHTLLFGTNPLNRQKLDLSKLSPLPIKNFVRLPCGGVGVDSDTTWNDLHTAPAARMAVGCVVDLAFKAAMGDIKNGFAVVRPPGHHAEPNQAMGFCFFNSVAIAAKLLQQKLNTRKILILDWDVHHGNGTQQMFYDDPRVLYLSIHRHDDGNFFPGTGGSTECGVGDGLGYNVNISWSGMLNPPMGDAEYLAAFRTVVMPIAKEFNPDVVIVSAGFDAATGHPAPLGGYNVSPACFGRMTQYLLELADGKVILALEGGYDLAAICDSAQECVRALLGDEPTPIRDEELTRVPCQNAIDTLQKTIAIQMSHWPCVKLAAHTVAMSAVQASQKEHDETDTVSAMASLSMQQPTNLTKTPEHSREVSEEPMEQDETK
- the LOC123273887 gene encoding histone deacetylase 5 isoform X4: MKVSVDQRSAFSPYNSKTVRASPVYLAPSLPDMCIVCVDMARDTPGSPMSRPRDLAAGGATATLTSGAYHVSTTDPQTLHDHALQQKILEQHHQLQQQILRQQYQAQERHLVEVHEHQLHQLKLWEQQKQLEDQMREKERIEALRKKDKHDHSAIASTEVKLRLQSFLVNKKQREAAAAANGAVPGTPGYRSWIQSQSESSSSTNTSHPYRMPQMLQEKFGDDFPLRKTASEPNLLKVRLKQRVMERNMAATRNSPLTARRKDRLLSHLKRKSLLANSGSNPESGPNSPPTGNNSQASPPAGSNTPIQEENENIQYGGPLTSSSQQGSLSDLSLFSSPSMPNISLGRPHVPSSSSSSSGSKLAPVSEAEVRAAFTARLGMPLTGQMLPGTLPFYPSLTVIEGEPSYIHKQMQNLEQQGSRQHTVYHNSPITDTQVAHARLHKAGHRPLGSRTQSAPLPLGHPMLQGGIIPPPTTHYEEYLAEKQLHEQQQAHNYLKQQIRQTVLTRVVSRSGGGQANQLEEAPESEESEVIDLTGKKEVPEESEISKQQRDREQFLQQQRDLMMRHNLQGNESPAYVASRNSQSARPLSRALSSPLVHLGPQGTSGDVFARGSPHRPTTGLAYDPMMLKHACVCGETVRGHPEHGGRLQSVWARLSETGLLQRCDRIRSRKATLEEIQTCHSEAHTLLFGTNPLNRQKLDLSKLSPLPIKNFVRLPCGGVGVDSDTTWNDLHTAPAARMAVGCVVDLAFKAAMGDIKNGFAVVRPPGHHAEPNQAMGFCFFNSVAIAAKLLQQKLNTRKILILDWDVHHGNGTQQMFYDDPRVLYLSIHRHDDGNFFPGTGGSTECGVGDGLGYNVNISWSGMLNPPMGDAEYLAAFRTVVMPIAKEFNPDVVIVSAGFDAATGHPAPLGGYNVSPACFGRMTQYLLELADGKVILALEGGYDLAAICDSAQECVRALLGDEPTPIRDEELTRVPCQNAIDTLQKTIAIQMSHWPCVKLAAHTVAMSAVQASQKEHDETDTVSAMASLSMQQPTNLTKTPEHSREVSEEPMEQDETK
- the LOC123273887 gene encoding histone deacetylase 4 isoform X12 gives rise to the protein MKVSVDQRSAFSPYNSKTVRASPVYLAPSLPDMCIVCVDMARDTPGSPMSRPRDLAAGGATATLTSGAYHVSTTDPQTLHDHALQQKILELWEQQKQLEDQMREKERIEALRKKDKHDHSAIASTEVKLRLQSFLVNKKQREAAAAANGAVPGTPGYRSWIQSQSESSSSTNTSHPYRMPQMLQEKFGDDFPLRKTASEPNLLKVRLKQRVMERNMAATRNSPLTARRKDRLLSHLKRKSLLANSGSNPESGPNSPPTGNNSQASPPAGSNTPIQEENENIQYGGPLTSSSQQGSLSDLSLFSSPSMPNISLGRPHVPSSSSSSSGSKLAPVSEAEVRAAFTARLGMPLTGQMLPGTLPFYPSLTVIEGEPSYIHKQMQNLEQQGSRQHTVYHNSPITDTQVAHARLHKAGHRPLGSRTQSAPLPLGHPMLQGGIIPPPTTHYEEYLAEKQLHEQQQAHNYLKQQIRQTVLTRVVSRSGGGQANQLEEAPESEESEVIDLTGKKEVPEESEISKQQRDREQFLQQQRDLMMRHNLQGNESPAYVASRNSQSARPLSRALSSPLVHLGPQGTSGDVFARGSPHRPTTGLAYDPMMLKHACVCGETVRGHPEHGGRLQSVWARLSETGLLQRCDRIRSRKATLEEIQTCHSEAHTLLFGTNPLNRQKLDLSKLSPLPIKNFVRLPCGGVGVDSDTTWNDLHTAPAARMAVGCVVDLAFKAAMGDIKNGFAVVRPPGHHAEPNQAMGFCFFNSVAIAAKLLQQKLNTRKILILDWDVHHGNGTQQMFYDDPRVLYLSIHRHDDGNFFPGTGGSTECGVGDGLGYNVNISWSGMLNPPMGDAEYLAAFRTVVMPIAKEFNPDVVIVSAGFDAATGHPAPLGGYNVSPACFGRMTQYLLELADGKVILALEGGYDLAAICDSAQECVRALLGDEPTPIRDEELTRVPCQNAIDTLQKTIAIQMSHWPCVKLAAHTVAMSAVQASQKEHDETDTVSAMASLSMQQPTNLTKTPEHSREVSEEPMEQDETK